The Fulvivirga ligni genome window below encodes:
- a CDS encoding pyridoxal phosphate-dependent decarboxylase family protein, producing the protein MLQNSYAHQLLDGLTKDQLYKYIFSELPENKAYYQKSMNQTVNAVMEHLESRDNPFSGASVQMLKSRFSKVFIDDTSYGSSLHEVLDELKELYLNDAVSFHHRKYVAHLNCPILTPALAAEVIISSLNTSMDTWDQSAGGTLIELQLIDWTLNKIGYPVNSDGIFTSGGTQSNMMGLLLARDHFIHKHYNIDPKLDGLPHDASKFRIFCSEVSHFSLKKNAALLGMGQKSIVAVPVNENFQMDVNALTESIEYERSKGNVPIAVVGTAGTTDFSSIDPLTAIAEVAETYKLWFHVDAAYGGGLMLSDKHSHKLDGIELSDSVTIDYHKTFFQPVSSSGFFMRDKTHVDYIKYHADYLNPKEQEEEGLPNMVKKSIQTTRRFDALKLWMTLRMMGRRKLGQYIDDIILLAQQTALMLRERGKFEVLNQPEISAIVFRYNPLPATKTDLCGVNAHIRKAMFNEGKALIASTKVHDQVYLKFTLLNPLTELSDMEEIAGIIEEHGDHYYRNN; encoded by the coding sequence ATGCTGCAGAATAGCTATGCCCATCAACTTCTTGATGGGCTTACTAAAGACCAATTGTATAAATATATTTTCAGCGAGCTTCCTGAAAACAAAGCTTATTACCAGAAAAGTATGAACCAGACGGTGAATGCCGTGATGGAGCACCTTGAAAGCCGTGATAATCCTTTTAGTGGAGCCTCTGTGCAGATGTTGAAAAGTCGTTTTTCAAAGGTTTTTATAGATGACACCAGCTACGGATCTAGCTTGCACGAAGTGCTGGATGAACTTAAAGAGCTGTATCTGAATGACGCTGTTTCATTTCATCATCGCAAGTATGTGGCGCACCTTAATTGCCCTATACTCACGCCTGCACTGGCTGCAGAGGTAATTATTAGTTCCTTAAATACATCTATGGATACCTGGGATCAGAGTGCCGGGGGCACGTTGATAGAGCTACAGCTTATAGATTGGACACTAAATAAGATAGGTTATCCGGTAAATAGTGATGGTATATTCACCAGTGGAGGCACTCAATCTAATATGATGGGCTTACTGCTGGCCCGAGATCACTTTATCCATAAGCACTATAACATAGACCCCAAGCTGGATGGGCTACCTCATGATGCTTCTAAGTTTAGAATATTTTGCTCCGAAGTAAGTCACTTTAGCCTGAAGAAAAATGCAGCCTTACTAGGAATGGGACAAAAATCTATTGTAGCCGTACCGGTTAATGAAAACTTTCAAATGGATGTGAATGCTCTCACTGAATCTATTGAATATGAGAGGTCAAAGGGTAATGTTCCTATTGCTGTGGTAGGTACAGCGGGTACAACCGATTTTAGCTCTATTGACCCCCTCACAGCTATAGCAGAAGTGGCAGAGACCTATAAACTATGGTTTCATGTAGATGCTGCTTATGGTGGAGGTTTAATGCTGAGTGATAAACACAGTCATAAATTGGATGGTATTGAGCTTTCAGATTCTGTCACCATTGATTATCATAAAACATTCTTTCAACCAGTTAGCTCCAGTGGCTTTTTTATGAGGGATAAAACGCATGTGGATTACATAAAATACCATGCTGACTATCTTAACCCTAAGGAGCAAGAGGAAGAAGGCCTGCCTAATATGGTAAAGAAATCAATTCAGACTACCCGTAGGTTCGATGCCTTAAAGCTATGGATGACACTAAGAATGATGGGCAGAAGAAAGCTTGGACAATACATTGATGATATTATTCTTTTGGCTCAGCAAACAGCCCTTATGCTTCGGGAGCGAGGAAAATTTGAAGTTCTGAATCAACCGGAAATAAGTGCCATAGTTTTTAGATATAATCCTCTTCCTGCCACTAAAACAGATTTATGTGGCGTAAATGCACATATTAGAAAAGCCATGTTCAATGAAGGTAAGGCCTTGATAGCCAGTACGAAGGTCCACGATCAGGTCTATTTAAAATTTACTCTTCTCAACCCTTTAACAGAGCTCTCAGATATGGAAGAGATCGCTGGAATTATAGAAGAACATGGCGATCATTACTATAGAAACAATTAA
- a CDS encoding phytoene desaturase family protein, whose translation MACNILGSSSMQFDNIIIGSGAGALSAAICLSREGQSVLVLEQHDVPGGWCHSFYLEGHQFSPGVHYIGMLNEGGSTRELYEGLGVANDLTFFRMRKEAYEHCHIGDEKIDLPSNFHDLYQVLSERFPHEKKGLKKYLELIENVGKQLALIPEMNGFWDHITIPYRTRHLGKYGLFSLKRVINWFIKDPLLQTVLNVQSGNHGLPPARASFPVHCAVMDHYAKGGFYPKGGGAAIVKSMTKLIKKNGGEIRTSTSVKQILVEDTGKKNNKKAIGVELDNGEQIFAKRIISNADPEVTYRKLVGENHLSNGLIKKLNGTKYSSACLMLFLVVDMDLRKAGIDSGNIWKAAKINLDEAYDDLLDMDVAKGEKMPSLFISCPTIKDPTSFNGRYHTIEAVTFTNHKAFNEFRTPEKRKSQAYQDLKEAIANKMINAIEEVVPGIREKIVIQELGTPLTNEYYINTTNGCAYGTEKTFKQVGPLSYKPKSEIENLYLCGASILSHGVAGATFSGVQTAAEILGCKQKDLIQPIEGQRLNVYDAEDDKDYPEEILAKMKVRKSRAKVESN comes from the coding sequence TTGGCCTGTAATATTTTAGGTAGTAGCAGCATGCAGTTTGATAATATCATTATAGGATCGGGAGCAGGTGCCTTATCGGCAGCAATTTGTCTCTCACGCGAAGGTCAGAGTGTCTTAGTTTTAGAACAGCATGATGTGCCTGGGGGATGGTGTCACAGCTTCTACCTTGAAGGCCATCAGTTCTCGCCTGGCGTTCACTACATAGGCATGCTCAACGAGGGCGGCTCTACGCGAGAATTATATGAAGGACTTGGCGTGGCCAATGATCTTACGTTTTTTAGAATGAGAAAAGAGGCCTATGAACACTGCCATATTGGTGACGAAAAGATAGACCTTCCATCTAATTTCCATGATCTCTATCAGGTATTATCAGAAAGGTTTCCTCATGAGAAAAAGGGATTAAAAAAGTATTTAGAACTTATTGAAAATGTAGGTAAGCAGCTGGCACTTATACCTGAGATGAATGGATTTTGGGATCATATCACCATTCCTTACCGCACCAGACATCTGGGCAAATATGGATTATTCAGCCTTAAGAGAGTCATCAATTGGTTTATTAAAGATCCGCTTTTGCAAACCGTACTTAACGTGCAGAGCGGAAATCATGGCCTCCCTCCTGCCAGAGCCAGTTTTCCGGTTCATTGCGCTGTGATGGACCATTATGCCAAAGGCGGATTTTATCCTAAAGGTGGTGGAGCAGCCATCGTAAAATCTATGACCAAACTGATAAAGAAGAATGGAGGAGAAATTCGCACCAGCACCAGTGTAAAACAGATTTTGGTTGAAGATACAGGTAAGAAAAATAACAAAAAGGCCATTGGTGTAGAATTGGACAATGGCGAACAAATTTTTGCAAAACGTATCATTTCCAATGCTGATCCTGAGGTGACATATAGAAAACTAGTGGGCGAAAACCACTTGAGTAATGGATTGATCAAAAAGCTTAATGGCACCAAATATTCTTCTGCCTGCCTCATGCTCTTTCTAGTGGTGGACATGGATTTAAGAAAGGCAGGTATAGACAGCGGTAACATCTGGAAAGCAGCTAAAATAAATTTGGATGAGGCCTATGATGATCTTTTAGACATGGACGTGGCCAAAGGCGAAAAAATGCCTTCTCTATTCATCAGCTGTCCTACCATAAAAGACCCTACCAGCTTTAATGGTCGCTACCATACCATAGAGGCTGTAACATTCACTAATCATAAGGCCTTTAATGAATTCAGAACACCTGAGAAACGAAAATCCCAAGCCTATCAGGATTTAAAAGAGGCCATTGCCAATAAAATGATCAATGCCATTGAAGAGGTGGTTCCAGGTATTCGTGAAAAGATTGTCATACAAGAATTGGGTACTCCTTTAACCAATGAGTATTACATTAATACCACCAATGGCTGTGCTTATGGCACGGAGAAAACCTTTAAACAAGTAGGTCCCCTCTCCTATAAACCAAAGAGCGAGATCGAAAACCTGTATCTATGTGGAGCCAGCATTCTGTCTCATGGTGTTGCCGGAGCCACATTCTCTGGGGTACAAACAGCAGCAGAGATATTAGGCTGCAAGCAGAAAGACTTAATACAACCCATTGAAGGTCAGCGACTCAATGTGTATGATGCCGAAGATGATAAGGACTACCCTGAAGAAATATTGGCAAAAATGAAAGTAAGGAAGTCTAGAGCGAAGGTGGAGTCTAACTAA